One genomic segment of Erythrolamprus reginae isolate rEryReg1 chromosome 2, rEryReg1.hap1, whole genome shotgun sequence includes these proteins:
- the TLN1 gene encoding talin-1 isoform X7, translating into MVALSLKISIGNVVKTMQFEPSTMVYDACRIIRERVPEAQMGQPHDFGLFLSDEDPKKGIWLEAGKALDYYMLRNGDTMEYKKKQRPLKIRMLDGTVKTVMVDDSKTVTDILMTICARIGITNYDEYSLVREILEEKKEEQTGTLRKDKTLLRDEKKMERLKQKLHTDDELNWLDHGRTLREQGIDDNETLLLRRKFFYSDQNVDSRDPVQLNLLYVQARDDILNGSHPVSFDKACEFAGYQCQIQFGPHNEQKHKAGFLDLKDFLPKEYIKQKGERKIFLAHKNCGGMSEIEAKVRYVKLARSLKTYGVSFFLVKEKMKGKNKLVPRLLGITKECVMRVDEKTKEVIQEWNLTNIKRWAASPKSFTLDFGDYQDGYYSVQTTEGEQIAQLIAGYIDIILKKKKSKDHFGLEGDEESTMLEDSVSPKKSTLLQQQFNQLNKAEHSSVALPVIIRPGASGPENFQVGTMPQAQQQITSGQMHRGHMPPLTSAQQALTGTLNSSLQAVKAAESSLDDFETLPPLGQDAASKAWRKNKMDESKHEIHSQVDAITAGTASVVNLTAGDPAETDYTAVGCAVTTISSNLTEMSKGVKLLAALMEDEGGNGRQLLQAAKNLAGAISELLKTAQPSSAEPRQNLLQAAGAVGQTSGELLQEIGESDMDPHFQDVLMQLAKAVASAAAALVLKAKNVAQKTEDSVLQTQVIAAATQCALSTSQLVACTKVVAPTISSPVCQEQLIEAGKLVAKSVEGCVDASQAATSDEQLLKQVGVAATAVTQALNDLLEHIKQHATGGQPVGRYDQATDTILNVTENIFSSMGDAGEMVRQARILAQATSDLVNAIKADAEGETDLENSRKLLSAAKILADATAKMVEAAKGAAAHPDSEEQQQRLREAAEGLRMATNAAAQNAIKKKLVHRLEHAAKQAAAAATQMIAAAQHSAGGSKNPSAQQHLVQSCKVVADQIPMLVQGVRGSQSQPDSPSAQLALIAASQNFLQPGGKMVAAAKATVPTVSDQASAMQLSQCAKNLAAALAELRTAAQKAQEACGPLEIDSALSLVQSLERDLQEAKAAAREGKLKPLPGETMEKCAQDLGNSTKAVSSAIAHLLGEIAQGNENYTGIAARDVAQALRSLSQAARGVAANTEDPQAQAATLDCAGDVMDKASSLIREARMAVSKPGDAESQQRLAQVAKAVSQALNRCVNCLPGQRDVDAAIRTVGEASKRLLAESFPPSTKNFQEAQSQLNQAAAGLNQSANELVQASRGTPQNLAKASGKFGQDFNEFLQAGVEMAGQSQSKEAQGQLVSNLKGISLSSSKLLLAAKALSADPAAPNLKNQLAAAARAVTDSINQLITMCTQQAPGQKECDNALRELETVRELLENPSQAVSDMSYFNCLDSVMENSKVLGEAMAGISQNAKNSKLPEFGESVSTASKALCGFTEAAAQAAYLVGVSDPNSQAGQQGLVDPTQFARANQAIQMACQNLIDPACTQSQVLSAATIVAKHTSALCNTCRLASSRTANPVAKRQFVQSAKEVANSTANLVKTIKALDGAFTPENRERCREATAPLIEAVENLTAFASNPEFATIPAQISPEGRRAMEPILSSAKTMLESSAGLIQTARSLAVNPKDPSKWSVLAGHSRTVSDSIKKLITNMRDKAPGQRECDRALETLNKCVRDLDQASLAAISQQLAPREGISQEALHNQMLTAVQEISSLIDPVAGAARAEASQLGHKVSQLAQYFEPLVVAAVGAASKMLNHQQQMNLLDQTKTLAESGLQMLYTAKEAGGNPKAAHTQEALEEAAQMMREAVEDLTATLNEAASAAGVVGGMVDSIRQAINQLDEGPMGEPEGTFVDYQTTMVKTAKAIAVTVQEMVTKSTTNPDELGILASQLTMDYGHLALQAKPAALTAENEEIGAHIKNRVQELGHGCAALVTNAGALQCSPTDAYTKKELIECARKVSEKVSHVLAALQAGNRGTQACITAASAVSGIIADLDTTIMFATAGTLNRENAETFADHREGILKTAKALVEDTKVLVQNATASQEKLAQAAQSSVTTITRLAEVVKLGAASLGSEDPETQVVLINAVKDVAKALGDLISATKAAAGKSGDDPAVYQLKNSAKQVMVTNVTSLLKTVKAVEDEATKGTRALEATIEHIRQELAVFCSQVPPAKTSTPEDFIRMTKGITMATAKAVAAGNSCRQEDVIATANLSRRAIADMLRSCKEAACHPDVGSEVRHRALRFGKECASGYLELLEHVLVILQKPSHNLKQQLAGYSKRVAGCVTELIQAAEAMKGTEWVDPEDPTVIAENELLGAAAAIEAAAKKLEQLKPRAKPKQADESLNFEEQILEAAKSIAAATSALVKAASAAQRELVAQGKVGAIPANALDDGQWSQGLISAARMVAAATNNLCEAANAAVQGHASEEKLISSAKQVAASTAQLLVACKVKADQDSEAMKRLQAAGNAVKRASDNLVKAAQKAAAFEDEENATVVVKERMVGGIAQIIAAQEEMLRKERELEEARKKLALIRQQQYKFLPSELRDEGQN; encoded by the exons ATGGTGGCCCTGTCGCTCAAGATCAGCATTGGCAACGTGGTGAAGACGATGCAGTTCGAGCCCTCCACCATGGTGTACGACGCCTGCCGCATCATCCGGGAACGGGTGCCGGAGGCCCAGATGGGGCAGC CCCATGACTTTGGCCTTTTCCTCTCGGATGAAGACCCCAAGAAGGGGATCTGGTTGGAGGCCGGGAAGGCTCTGGACTACTACATGCTCCGCAATGGG GACACCATGGAGTACAAGAAGAAGCAGCGGCCCCTGAAGATCCGCATGCTGGATGGGACGGTCAAGACGGTCATGGTGGATGACTCCAAGACGGTCACTGACATCCTCATGACCATTTGCGCCCGGATTG GCATCACCAACTATGATGAGTACTCGCTGGTGCGGGAGATcctggaggagaagaaggaggagcagACGGGCACGCTCCGCAAGGACAAGACCCTGCTGCGCGACGAGAAGAAGATGGAGCGGCTGAAGCAAAAGCTCCACACAGATGACGAGC TGAACTGGCTGGATCACGGACGCACTTTGCGCGAACAGGGCATCGATGACAACGAGACGCTGCTCCTCCGACGGAAGTTCTTCTACTCCGACCAGAACGTGGATTCCCGTGACCCCGTGCAGCTCAACCTCCTCTACGTTCAG GCCCGAGACGACATCCTGAATGGCTCCCACCCGGTCTCCTTCGACAAAGCCTGCGAGTTTGCCGGCTACCAGTGCCAGATCCAGTTCGGTCCTCACAACGAGCAGAAGCACAAGGCCGGGTTTCTGGA CTTGAAGGACTTTCTGCCCAAGGAGTACATCAAGCAGAAGGGCGAGCGGAAGATCTTCCTG gcCCACAAGAACTGTGGCGGCATGAGCGAGATTGAGGCCAAGGTCCGGTACGTGAAACTCGCCCGCTCGCTCAAGACCTACGGCGTCTCCTTCTTCTTGGTCAAA GAGAAGATGAAGGGCAAAAACAAGCTGGTGCCGCGTCTGCTGGGCATCACCAAGGAGTGCGTTATGCGGGTGGACGAGAAGACCAAGGAGGTCATCCAGGAGTGGAACCTGACCAACATCAAGCGCTGGGCAGCCTCTCCCAAGAGCTTCACGCTG GACTTTGGGGATTACCAGGACGGCTATTACTCTGTGCAGACCACTGAGGGGGAGCAGATTGCCCAGCTCATCGCTGGCTACATTGACATCATCTTGAAGAAG AAAAAGAGCAAAGACCACTTTGGCTTGGAGGGCGACGAGGAATCCACCATGCTGGAGGACTCGGTGTCCCCCAAGAA GTCGACCCTCCTGCAGCAGCAGTTCAACCAGCTGAACAAAGCCGAGCACAGCTCTGTGGCCCTGCCGGTCATCATACGGCCCGGTGCCAGCGGGCCGGAGAACTTCCAGGTGGGCACCATGCCCCAGGCCCAGCAGCAGATCACCAGCGGGCAGATGCATCGGGGCCACATGCCCCCTctg ACGTCGGCTCAGCAGGCGCTCACGGGCACCCTCAACTCCAGCCTGCAGGCCGTGAAGGCTGCAGAGTCCAGCCTGGATGACTTCGAGACCCTCCCGCCCCTGGGCCAGGATGCG GCCTCCAAGGCCTGGCGGAAGAACAAGATGGACGAGTCGAAGCACGAGATCCACTCCCAAGTTGACGCCATCACCGCGGGCACAGCTTCCGTGGTCAACCTGACCGCCGGGGACCCAGCAGAAACAGACTACACAGCCGTGGGCTGTGCCGTCACCACCATCTCCTCCAACCTGACCGAGATGTCCAAGGGGGTGAAGTTGCTGGCCGCCTTGATGGAGGACGAGGGGGGCAACGGGCGGCAGCTCCTGCAGGCCGCTAAGAACCTGGCAGGGGCCATCTCAGAACTGCTGAAGACCGCCCAGCCATCCAGCGCCGAG CCACGGCAGAACCTCTTGCAGGCAGCTGGCGCAGTGGGACAGACCAGCGGAGAATTGCTGCAGGAGATTGGGGAAAGTGACATGGACCCCCATTTCCAG GATGTGTTGATGCAGCTTGCCAAGGCGGTGGCCAGTGCGGCGGCCGCTTTGGTTCTGAAGGCCAAGAATGTGGCCCAGAAGACTGAAGACTCGGTGCTGCAGACGCAGGTGATCGCTGCAGCCACACAGTGCGCCctctccacttcccagctggtgGCCTGTACCAAG GTGGTTGCTCCCACCATCAGCTCCCCTGTCTGCCAGGAACAACTGATCGAGGCTGGGAAGCTGGTGGCCAAGTCGGTGGAAGGCTGTGTGGACGCCTCCCAGGCAGCCACCTCTGACGAGCAGCTGCTGAAACAGGTTGGGGTGGCTGCCACGGCCGTGACCCAGGCGCTCAATGACCTTCTGGAGCACATCAAGCAGCACGCCACGGGTGGGCAGCCCGTCGGGCGCTATGACCAGGCCACGGACACCATCCTCAACGTCACCGAGAACATCTTCAGCTCCATGGGCGACGCTG gtgaaaTGGTTCGTCAGGCTCGCATCCTGGCCCAGGCAACGTCTGACCTGGTGAACGCCATCAAGGCTGATGCGGAGGGGGAGACCGACCTGGAAAACTCACGCAAATTGCTGAGTGCTGCCAAGATCCTGGCAGATGCTACAGCTAAGATGGTGGAGGCAGCAAAG GGGGCTGCGGCCCACCCGGACagcgaggagcagcagcagcggctgCGGGAGGCGGCGGAGGGGCTGCGCATGGCTACCAATGCAGCCGCCCAGAATGCCATCAAGAAGAAGCTGGTGCATCGGCTGGAG CATGCGGCCAAGCAAGCCGCTGCCGCTGCCACGCAGATGATTGCGGCTGCCCAGCACAGCGCGGGAGGGAGCAAGAATCCTTCCGCCCAGCAGCACCTGGTGCAGAGCTGCAAG GTGGTGGCCGATCAGATCCCGATGCTGGTGCAGGGCGTTCGTGGTAGCCAGTCGCAGCCGGACAGCCCCAGTGCCCAGCTGGCCCTCATTGCCGCCAGCCAGAACTTCCTGCAG CCCGGAGGGAAGATGGTGGCTGCTGCCAAGGCTACGGTGCCCACTGTTTCGGATCAGGCCTCTGCCATGCAGCTCAGCCAGTGCGCCAAAAACCTGGCGGCAGCTCTTGCCGAACTCCGCACAGCAGCACAGAAG gcACAGGAGGCCTGTGGCCCTCTGGAGATCGACTCGGCCCTCAGCCTGGTGCAAAGCCTGGAGAGGGACTTGCAGGAGGCCAAGGCGGCTGCTCGGGAGGGCAAACTGAAGCCCCTTCCAGGGGAGACG ATGGAGAAATGTGCCCAGGACTTGGGCAATAGCACCAAGGCGGTCAGCTCCGCCATTGCTCACCTGCTGGGAGAGATTGCCCAGGGCAACGAGAACTACACAG ggattGCAGCCCGGGACGTGGCCCAGGCACTGCGCTCCCTCAGCCAGGCTGCGCGGGGGGTGGCTGCCAACACGGAGGACCCCCAGGCCCAGGCGGCCACCCTGGACTGTGCCGGAGACGTCATGGACAAAGCCAGCAGCCTCATCCGGGAGGCCCGCATGGCCGTGTCCAAGCCGGGGGATGCCGAGAGCCAGCAGCGACTGGCACAG GTGGCCAAGGCCGTGTCCCAAGCCCTCAACCGTTGTGTCAACTGCCTGCCTGGTCAGCGGGACGTCGACGCCGCCATCCGCACTGTTGGCGAGGCTAGCAAGAGGCTGCTGGCCGAGTCT TTTCCTCCCAGCACCAAGAACTTCCAGGAGGCCCAGAGCCAGCTGAACCAGGCTGCGGCCGGCTTGAACCAGTCGGCCAATGAGCTGGTGCAGGCGTCGCGCGGGACCCCCCAGAACCTTGCCAAGGCTTCCGGCAAGTTTGGCCAGGACTTCAATGAGTTCCTGCAGGCTGGGGTGGAGATGGCCGGGCAGTCCCAG TCCAAGGAGGCCCAGGGCCAGCTGGTCTCCAACCTGAAGGGCATCTCGCTCTCCTCCAGCAAGTTGCTCCTGGCAGCCAAAGCGCTCTCCGCAGACCCTGCAGCGCCCAATCTCAAGAACCAGCTGGCGGCAGCGGCCCG GGCTGTGACGGACAGCATCAACCAGCTGATCACCATGTGCACCCAGCAGGCCCCGGGCCAGAAGGAGTGTGACAACGCTCTGCGGGAGCTGGAG ACGGTGCGAGAACTCCTGGAGAACCCCAGCCAGGCCGTCAGTGATATGTCCTATTTCAACTGCCTGGACAGCGTCATGGAGAACTCCAAG GTGCTGGGCGAGGCCATGGCTGGCATCTCCCAGAATGCCAAGAACAGCAAGCTGCCCGAGTTTGGAGAGTCCGTCAGCACTGCCTCCAAGGCCCTCTGCGGCTTCACAGAAGCGGCTGCCCAG GCGGCGTATTTAGTGGGCGTTTCTGACCCCAACAGCCAGGCCGGACAGCAAGGCCTGGTGGACCCCACCCAATTTGCCAGAGCCAACCAAGCCATCCAGATGGCCTGCCAGAACCTAATCGACCCAGCCTGCACGCAGTCTCAG gTCTTGTCGGCCGCTACCATCGTGGCCAAGCACACCTCCGCCCTTTGCAATACTTGCCGACTGGCCTCCTCCCGCACCGCCAATCCAGTGGCCAAGCGCCAGTTTGTCCAGTCGGCCAAGGAGGTAGCCAACAGCACAGCCAACCTCGTCAAGACCATCAAG GCTTTGGATGGCGCTTTCACTCCAGAGAACCGCGAGCGCTGCCGCGAAGCCACGGCCCCACTGATTGAAGCGGTGGAGAACCTGACCGCCTTCGCCTCCAATCCCGAGTTTGCCACCATCCCTGCTCAGATCAGCCCAGAG GGCCGCAGGGCCATGGAGCCCATCCTCTCCTCGGCCAAGACGATGCTGGAGAGCTCAGCCGGCCTCATCCAGACCGCTCGATCTCTGGCGGTCAACCCAAAGGACCCCTCCAAGTGGTCGGTGCTGGCGGGCCACTCGCGGACCGTCTCCGATTCAATCAAGAAGCTGATCACCAACATGAG GGACAAGGCTCCTGGCCAGCGGGAGTGCGACCGGGCCCTTGAGACACTGAACAAGTGCGTCCGCGACCTGGACCAGGCCTCCCTGGCAGCCATCAGCCAGCAGCTGGCACCTCGCGAAGGCATCTCCCAGGAG GCCCTGCACAACCAGATGCTCACAGCGGTCCAGGAGATCAGCAGCCTCATCGACCCCGTGGCCGGGGCTGCCCGTGCTGAGGCCTCCCAGCTGGGCCACAAG GTCTCCCAGCTGGCCCAGTATTTTGAACCCCTGGTCGTGGCAGCGGTGGGCGCCGCCTCCAAGATGCTGAACCACCAGCAGCAGATGAACCTCCTGGACCAGACGAAGACGCTGGCAGAGTCCGGACTGCAGATGCTCTACACGGCCAAGGAGGCCGGCGGGAACCCCAAG GCGGCCCACACGCAGGAGGCCCTGGAGGAGGCAGCGCAGATGATGAGGGAGGCGGTGGAAGACCTCACGGCCACCCTGAACGAAGCCGCCAGCGCCGCAGGGGTTGTGGGTGGCATGGTGGACTCTATCAGGCAGGCCATCAACCAG CTCGACGAGGGCCCGATGGGGGAGCCTGAAGGCACCTTTGTGGACTACCAGACCACCATGGTGAAGACCGCCAAGGCCATCGCTGTGACTGTGCAGGAGATG GTGACCAAATCCACCACCAACCCAGATGAACTGGGCATCCTGGCCAGCCAGCTCACCATGGACTACGGACACCTCGCCCTGCAGGCCAAGCCCGCTGCCCTCACGGCAGAGAACGAAGAG ATTGGCGCCCACATAAAGAACCGagtgcaggagctgggccatgGCTGTGCCGCTCTTGTGACCAACGCTGGAGCCCTGCAGTGCAGCCCCACCGACGCCTACACGAAGAAGGAGTTGATTGAGTGCGCCCGCAAGGTTTCTGAGAAG GTTTCACATGTGCTGGCAGCCCTCCAGGCTGGCAACCGGGGCACCCAGGCGTGTATCACCGCAGCCAGTGCCGTCTCGGGCATCATCGCAGATCTGGACACCACTATCATGTTTGCCACCGCTGGAACCCTCAACCGGGAGAACGCGGAAACCTTCGCTGACCACAG GGAAGGCATCCTGAAGACAGCCAAAGCCCTGGTTGAAGACACCAAAGTGCTGGTGCAGAACGCCACTGCAAGCCAGGAAAAATTGGCCCAAGCGGCGCAGTCTTCGGTGACGACCATTACACGCCTGGCAGAGGTGGTGAAGCTGGGTGCTGCCAGTTTGGGTTCTGAGGACCCTGAGACTCAG GTGGTCCTGATCAACGCAGTCAAGGACGTCGCTAAAGCCCTGGGAGACCTGATCAGCGCCACCAAAGCCGCCGCCGGCAAGTCTGGGGACGATCCTGCCGTCTACCAGCTGAAGAACTCAGCGAAG CAGGTGATGGTCACCAATGTGACGTCGCTCTTGAAGACCGTCAAAGCGGTGGAGGACGAGGCTACCAAGGGGACACGGGCCCTGGAGGCCACCATTGAACACATTCGGCAGGAGCTGGCG gtGTTCTGCTCCCAAGTTCCCCCTGCCAAGACCTCTACTCCGGAAGACTTCATTCGCATGACAAAAGGCATTACCATGGCAACAGCCAAAGCGGTGGCAGCTGGCAACTCCTGCCGGCAGGAAGACGTGATCGCCACAGCCAACCTGAGCCGTCGTGCCATCGCAGACATGTTGCGCTCTTGCAAG GAAGCTGCCTGCCATCCGGACGTGGGCAGTGAGGTGCGGCACCGAGCCCTGCGTTTCGGGAAGGAGTGCGCGAGTGGCTACCTGGAGCTCCTGGAGCACGTCCTGGTG ATCCTGCAGAAGCCCAGCCACAACCTGAAGCAGCAGCTGGCCGGCTACTCCAAGCGGGTGGCCGGCTGCGTCACGGAGCTCATCCAGGCGGCCGAAGCCATGAAAG GGACGGAGTGGGTGGACCCCGAGGACCCCACCGTCATTGCAGAAAACGAGCTGCTGGGGGCAGCGGCTGCCATTGAGGCTGCAGCAAAGAAGTTGGAACAGCTGAAGCCGCGAGCGAAGCCCAAG CAAGCAGATGAGAGCCTCAACTTTGAAGAGCAGATCTTGGAGGCAGCCAAGTCCATCGCTGCGGCCACGAGCGCTCTGGTGAAGGCGGCCTCTGCAGCCCAGAGGGAGCTGGTGGCCCAAGGCaag gTGGGCGCCATCCCAGCCAATGCCCTGGATGACGGGCAGTGGTCCCAAGGCCTCATTTCAGCC GCCCGGATGGTGGCTGCCGCCACCAACAACCTCTGTGAAGCGGCCAACGCGGCGGTTCAAGGCCACGCCAGTGAAGAGAAGCTAATCTCCTCGGCCAAGCAGGTGGCGGCCTCCACGGCGCAGCTCCTGGTGGCGTGCAAGGTGAAGGCCGACCAGGACTCCGAGGCCATGAAGCGCCTGCAG GCGGCCGGCAACGCGGTCAAGAGGGCCTCAGACAACCTGGTGAAGGCGGCGCAGAAGGCGGCGGCCTTCGAGGACGAGGAGAACGCCACCGTGGTGGTGAAGGAGCGGATGGTCGGGGGGATTGCGCAG aTCATCGCCGCCCAGGAAGAGATGCTGCGCAAAGAGCGGGAACTGGAGGAGGCGCGGAAGAAGCTGGCCCTGATCCGGCAGCAGCAGTACAAGTTCCTCCCCTCCGAGCTGCGGGACGAAGGGCAGAACTGA